A genomic window from Candidatus Krumholzibacteriia bacterium includes:
- a CDS encoding HD domain-containing protein, translated as MPERGTHAATFCRHSFDPDRPDLHPGLSGSLCPLLFAATESASQIPNALPYSIGFLFFALVSLTGVLAGTFYSGTPAGIEGMLVLSSFLLTFGNASFAYAFFRSRLPRFSPWTGFALLAVLGTAVSFWTIWTPVHPSVDSHGGIYWGLPFKLSALRGAIYFLGIGPLIPVEWSRFRCAQHRLERSSSLGFFLIFATVLAIVAIDFYYEPLSGAPALMSEVTILLATVLSIILYAAVNFGVLRNSERRQRELSSALKRSLEDTIQSLSAALESRDQYTSGHQERVARLSGAIARELGMGESQIDAVSNAAILHDIGKIKVPLEYLTSPARLNKEQFAIIQNHVMAGYEILRGIEFPWPLARIVKEHHERIDGSGYPEGLLAEETLPESRVLSVADVVEAISSDRPYRPALGLEPALEEIEKNRGILYDPEVVDACLRLFREKGFSLDIKAGD; from the coding sequence ATGCCAGAAAGAGGAACCCATGCTGCTACTTTTTGCCGGCATTCCTTTGACCCTGACAGGCCTGACCTACATCCCGGTCTGTCTGGCTCTCTTTGTCCTCTCCTTTTTGCTGCAACAGAGAGTGCTTCGCAGATCCCGAATGCGCTTCCCTATTCCATCGGCTTCCTTTTCTTTGCCCTGGTTTCCCTTACGGGGGTTCTGGCCGGAACGTTTTACTCCGGTACGCCCGCGGGGATTGAAGGGATGCTGGTTCTCAGTTCCTTCCTGCTGACCTTCGGCAATGCCAGCTTTGCCTATGCATTCTTCCGTTCCCGCCTTCCCCGTTTCTCGCCCTGGACAGGCTTCGCCCTGCTCGCAGTTCTCGGCACGGCGGTGTCCTTCTGGACCATCTGGACACCGGTTCACCCTTCGGTCGATTCTCATGGAGGAATCTACTGGGGGCTTCCTTTCAAGCTCTCTGCCTTGAGGGGCGCAATCTACTTTCTCGGCATTGGCCCCCTGATTCCTGTGGAATGGTCCCGATTCCGCTGCGCCCAACATCGTCTGGAGAGATCGAGCAGCCTCGGTTTCTTCCTGATCTTTGCCACAGTGCTGGCGATCGTGGCGATTGACTTCTACTACGAACCTCTGTCCGGTGCACCGGCCCTGATGAGTGAAGTCACGATCCTTCTGGCCACGGTCCTCAGTATCATTCTCTATGCAGCAGTGAACTTCGGGGTATTGCGAAACAGTGAGCGCCGGCAAAGGGAGCTGTCCAGCGCACTGAAACGAAGTCTGGAAGACACGATCCAAAGCCTCAGTGCCGCCCTTGAGTCGCGGGACCAATACACTTCCGGTCATCAGGAAAGGGTGGCGCGACTTTCGGGGGCCATTGCCCGTGAACTGGGGATGGGGGAATCGCAGATCGACGCAGTTAGCAATGCGGCGATCCTTCATGACATCGGCAAGATCAAGGTGCCTCTGGAGTACCTCACATCGCCCGCCCGCCTGAACAAGGAACAGTTTGCCATCATTCAAAACCACGTGATGGCAGGCTATGAAATCCTGCGGGGAATCGAGTTTCCCTGGCCCCTGGCCCGAATCGTAAAAGAGCATCACGAGAGAATTGACGGCAGCGGCTATCCCGAGGGCCTGCTCGCCGAGGAAACTCTCCCCGAATCGAGGGTCCTCAGTGTGGCCGATGTGGTGGAGGCGATTTCCTCCGATCGTCCCTACCGC